The genomic DNA CGCGCGTCGGCTTGAGCCCGAACACGCCGCAAGCCGCCGAGGGAATGCGGATCGAGCCGGCCGCGTCGGTGGCATGGGCCAACGGCACGATGCCGGCGGCAACCGCCGCCGCGGCGCCGCCGCTCGACCCGCCGGAGCCGTGGGCCACATTCCAGGGGTTGCGCGTCGGGCCGCACAGCGTGGATTCGGTCGTGCCGCTCCAGGCGAACTCGGGCGTGGCGGTGCGCCCCAGGGTCACCAGCCCGGCCTCGCGAAAGCGCCGCATCAGCAGCGAATCGGCCGCCGCCGTGAAGCCTTGCGCCAGCCGGCTGCCGAACTCGTTTTTCCTGCCGGCCATCGCGACGCCCACATCCTTGATCAGGAAAGGGACCCCCGCGAGGGGCGAATTTCTTTCCCGCGCGGGGGCAACGTCGGCCAGGTCCGGCGACCAGCTTTCGATCACCGCGTTGATCCGCGGGTTGAGCTGCGCGCACGCTTGCAGCGCCGCGTCGGCGAGCTCACGTGGACTCACCTCGCCATGCGCGACGAGGCTGCCCAGCCCGATCGCGTCGTACTGCACGTACTCCGAGAGCTTCATTACGGTTTCCTATCGACCAGGGGTGGCATAGAATCGCCACTGAGTGATACTGATCAGTATCAACGGAACCCGAATGATGATACCGATCAGTATCATCGTCAAGCACCCATGAAAAGAAAACAGAGCGACAACCAGAACGAGGCCACTCCCGCGCCGCGCGAACGCGTGCTCGCGGCGGCCGGCGAACTGTTCTACAACGAAGGCATCCGGGCGACCGGCGTCGAGGCCATCGCCGCTCGCGGCAACACGACGAAGATGGCGATCTACCGCCATTTCCAATCAAAGGATGTGCTGGTGACCGAATGGCTGCGCCAGGTGATCGACGACTATTGGCGCGCGCTCGATGCCATCGAGGCCGCGCATCCGGACGATCCCCGCGCGCAGATCATTGGATGGGTCACCTATTTTTCGGACGAGGCGCGCGCCTGGTCGCACCGCGGCTGCGCGTTCATCAACTCGATCGCGGAGCTGCCCGATCCGGAACATCCCGGCCGCCAACTGATCGAGGAACACAAGGTGCGGCAATGGCGGCGACTGGCCAGCCTGTGCGAGCGGGCGGGCCTGGCGTCGCCTGAAGACGCGGCGAGCGAACTCACGTTCCTGTTCGAGGGCGCGCAGGTGTCCGCGCAGAACCGCTCAATCCGCGACGCCGACCGGCAGTTGCGGCGGATCGTCGATGCCGTCATCGCACGGCAGGCTACGGTTGGTCGTCGGTGAATGGAGCGGGTGAAGGGAACAAAATTTCACTTTATGAATAAATTTCAGCAGACGCTGAAATCCCATTAAGAATGAAATCTTGACCACGGCTTTCAATAAATATGGTACTTTCAGCGAATGATGAAAGAGGATCATCCAATGAAAGAAGCGGAGGCCCGGGCTGGTGAGGCGCTGCGGTGGGTCCTTGAAAAGATCCCGATCCTTCAGATAGAAGGCATCGAAGCCGAAGTCGTATCCGGTGATTGGGAGCCGGACTTGACCGCTCGGCTGCTCGTCAACGGCCAACGGCACCTGCTTATCTGCGAATACAAATCGAACGGGCAACCGCGGTACGCCCGGTCCGCG from Achromobacter xylosoxidans includes the following:
- a CDS encoding TetR/AcrR family transcriptional regulator; this translates as MKRKQSDNQNEATPAPRERVLAAAGELFYNEGIRATGVEAIAARGNTTKMAIYRHFQSKDVLVTEWLRQVIDDYWRALDAIEAAHPDDPRAQIIGWVTYFSDEARAWSHRGCAFINSIAELPDPEHPGRQLIEEHKVRQWRRLASLCERAGLASPEDAASELTFLFEGAQVSAQNRSIRDADRQLRRIVDAVIARQATVGRR